The Novosphingobium pentaromativorans US6-1 genome window below encodes:
- a CDS encoding peroxiredoxin, translating into MTIQLGDTVPDFTAATTEGEINFHDWLNGQWAVLFSHPKNFTPVCTTELGDVSRLKPEFDRRGVKVIGLSVDELANHDQWADDIEQTQGHRLNFPLIADADRKVSTLYGMIHPGADDTMTVRSVFVIGPDKTLKLSMTYPASTGRNFDEILRTIDSLQLTAKYKVATPVNWKQGEDVIIVPSVGDEEAHERFPEGWTTLRPYLRIVPQPGE; encoded by the coding sequence ATGACCATCCAACTCGGCGATACCGTGCCCGATTTCACCGCGGCCACCACCGAAGGCGAGATCAATTTTCACGACTGGCTCAACGGTCAGTGGGCGGTGCTGTTCTCGCACCCGAAGAATTTTACGCCCGTTTGCACGACCGAACTGGGCGACGTGTCGCGCTTGAAACCCGAGTTCGACCGACGCGGCGTCAAGGTGATCGGCCTGAGCGTTGACGAACTCGCCAACCACGACCAGTGGGCCGACGACATCGAGCAGACGCAGGGGCACCGGCTCAACTTCCCGCTGATTGCCGATGCCGATCGCAAGGTGTCGACGCTCTACGGCATGATCCATCCCGGCGCCGACGACACGATGACGGTTCGTTCGGTCTTCGTGATCGGGCCGGACAAGACGCTGAAGCTGAGCATGACCTATCCGGCGAGCACCGGCCGCAACTTTGACGAAATCCTGCGGACGATCGACTCGCTGCAACTGACCGCGAAGTACAAGGTCGCGACGCCGGTGAACTGGAAGCAGGGCGAGGATGTTATCATCGTGCCCTCGGTCGGCGATGAGGAGGCGCACGAGCGTTTCCCCGAGGGATGGACGACGCTTCGCCCGTATTTGCGCATTGTCCCGCAGCCGGGCGAGTGA
- a CDS encoding SulP family inorganic anion transporter: MPVDARRFALTPKLITVLREGYGVDRLRRDAVAGLTVAIVALPLAMALAIASGASPDKGLATAVVAGFLISALGGSRVQVGGPTGAFVVVVFNVIAQHGYDGLVLATLTAGLMLIAAGYAKLGSLIRYIPHPVITGFTAGIAVIIASSQVKDFLGLSIDKLPADFIAKWQAYFSALGSVQWEALVLGVASFLLILALRRSAPRLPGFLIAVIAASFVATLLQLPVETIGSRFPDLPTGLPAPSLPDISWAKLQAVMPSAFTIAFLAGIEALLSAVVADGMIGSRHRSNQELVGQGVANMASALFGGLPATGALARTATNIKAGALTPVAGMLHAIFLLLFMLLASGLMAYVPLAALAAILFVVAWGMSEHERFMRLLRMPGGDRALLLLTFALTVLVDLTVAIGVGVTLASLLFMMRMSRTVAIAGGLDELSGDMEDEREDVGQRDGLPRGVEVFRIEGPLFFGVADELLDILRRVGPTPKAVILRMRRVPLLDASGAAALEQIVTQACAAGTHIIFSGTQAQPLDMLRRHSLGLNGRQVTHRASFTEALQLAAAIADPSTDPKGSTLS; this comes from the coding sequence ATGCCGGTTGATGCCCGGCGCTTTGCCTTAACGCCCAAGCTGATCACTGTTTTGCGCGAAGGCTATGGCGTGGACAGGCTGCGCCGCGACGCCGTGGCGGGTCTGACCGTCGCCATCGTCGCGTTGCCGCTTGCCATGGCGCTCGCGATCGCCAGCGGCGCGTCACCCGACAAGGGGCTCGCCACCGCTGTGGTGGCGGGATTTCTCATTTCTGCGCTTGGCGGCTCGCGCGTCCAGGTCGGCGGCCCCACCGGCGCGTTTGTTGTCGTCGTGTTCAACGTCATCGCCCAGCACGGCTATGATGGGCTCGTGCTCGCGACGCTGACGGCCGGGCTTATGCTGATCGCCGCCGGTTACGCGAAGCTCGGCAGTCTGATCCGCTATATCCCGCATCCGGTGATCACCGGTTTTACCGCCGGTATTGCGGTCATCATCGCCTCCAGCCAGGTCAAGGACTTCCTCGGCCTCTCAATCGACAAGCTGCCCGCCGACTTCATTGCCAAGTGGCAAGCCTATTTCTCGGCGCTCGGCTCGGTGCAATGGGAAGCGCTGGTGCTGGGCGTCGCATCGTTTCTGCTGATTCTCGCGCTGCGGCGCTCGGCACCGCGCCTGCCGGGCTTCCTGATCGCGGTGATCGCCGCTTCGTTCGTGGCGACGCTTCTCCAACTTCCGGTCGAAACCATCGGCTCGCGTTTCCCCGACCTGCCTACCGGCCTTCCAGCGCCCTCCTTGCCGGATATATCGTGGGCAAAACTGCAGGCGGTGATGCCGAGCGCTTTCACCATCGCGTTCCTCGCTGGAATTGAAGCACTTCTGTCGGCGGTGGTCGCGGACGGCATGATTGGTTCGCGCCACCGTTCAAACCAGGAACTGGTCGGTCAGGGCGTCGCCAACATGGCCTCCGCCCTGTTCGGCGGCCTGCCCGCTACCGGCGCGCTCGCGCGCACCGCGACCAACATCAAAGCCGGCGCGCTCACCCCCGTGGCCGGCATGCTCCATGCGATCTTTCTGCTGCTGTTCATGCTGCTCGCTTCAGGCCTTATGGCCTATGTGCCGCTGGCCGCGCTCGCTGCGATCCTGTTCGTGGTCGCCTGGGGCATGAGCGAGCACGAGCGTTTCATGCGCTTGCTGCGCATGCCCGGCGGCGACCGCGCGCTGCTCCTGCTGACCTTCGCCCTTACCGTGCTGGTGGACCTGACGGTGGCGATCGGTGTCGGTGTGACGCTGGCCTCGCTACTGTTCATGATGCGCATGAGTCGAACGGTGGCCATCGCGGGCGGCCTTGACGAACTCTCTGGCGACATGGAGGACGAGCGCGAGGACGTCGGCCAGCGGGATGGGCTGCCCAGGGGGGTCGAGGTCTTCCGTATCGAAGGCCCGCTCTTTTTCGGCGTCGCGGACGAACTGTTGGATATCTTGCGACGGGTCGGACCTACACCAAAGGCGGTCATCTTGCGCATGCGGCGCGTGCCGCTCCTGGATGCGAGCGGTGCGGCCGCGCTCGAGCAAATCGTAACTCAAGCTTGTGCCGCAGGCACGCATATCATTTTCTCCGGCACTCAGGCCCAGCCGCTTGACATGCTCAGGCGTCATTCCCTGGGATTGAATGGCCGCCAGGTCACTCACAGGGCTAGCTTCACCGAAGCTCTCCAACTCGCGGCGGCCATCGCCGACCCATCAACCGATCCCAAAGGCAGCACACTCTCATGA
- a CDS encoding helix-turn-helix domain-containing protein: MITSQQMRAARALLGLDQRQLAALAGVSLPTIQRMEASDGQVRSVVDTLVKVINALEAAGIEIIGENAPSSGAGRGVRLKESVTGKSPKRVLSVLFDQIEEPAGTSHAG, translated from the coding sequence ATGATCACGTCACAGCAGATGCGGGCCGCCCGCGCCCTTCTTGGGCTGGACCAGCGCCAGCTAGCCGCCTTGGCCGGCGTGTCGCTGCCGACCATTCAGCGTATGGAAGCGTCCGACGGTCAGGTGCGCAGTGTCGTTGACACGCTGGTCAAGGTGATCAATGCACTCGAAGCGGCGGGCATCGAGATCATCGGCGAGAATGCCCCGAGCAGCGGCGCGGGGCGCGGGGTTCGCTTGAAGGAAAGCGTCACGGGCAAAAGCCCGAAACGTGTCCTGTCGGTCCTGTTCGACCAGATCGAGGAGCCGGCGGGCACTAGTCATGCCGGTTGA
- a CDS encoding phosphoenolpyruvate carboxykinase → MPNLFARTVLAGVNGHARALHNLGTAQLIEEAVRNAEGLLSRDGPFVVATGKHTGRSAKDKFIVRDAETTGTVWWGKTNAPMTPEHFANLRVDFIKALEGLDKLYVADLFGGSQPEHRVNVRVITELAWHSLFVRTLLVRPTAADLEGFSPEYTIIDLPSFRADPARHGTRTETVVAVNLSEKLILIGGTAYAGEMKKSVFGILNYLLPVKGVMPMHCSANIGPGGDTAVFFGLSGTGKTTLSADASRTLIGDDEHGWSDTAVFNFEGGCYAKMIRLSEEAEPEIFATTRRFGTILENVAIDPDTRTIDLDDASLAENSRGSYPIDFIPNASKRNLGPLPKNVIFLTADAYGVLPPIARLTPDQAMYHFLSGYTARVAGTEIGVTEPEATFSTCFGAPFMPRHPSVYGNLLKERIAKGNVKCWLVNTGWSGGKATMEGIKRMPIKATRALLNAALDGSLNDAEFREDPNFGFEVPVAVPGVDSRLLDPRGAWADPVEYDKTAQDLVAKFVDNFAQFESHVDESVRKAAPAASVDA, encoded by the coding sequence ATGCCCAACCTCTTCGCGCGCACCGTGCTGGCCGGAGTCAACGGCCATGCGCGCGCTCTCCATAACCTGGGCACGGCGCAGCTCATTGAAGAGGCGGTGCGGAATGCCGAAGGGCTGCTGTCTAGGGACGGCCCCTTCGTGGTCGCGACGGGCAAGCACACCGGCCGTTCGGCCAAGGACAAGTTCATCGTACGCGACGCCGAGACGACAGGCACCGTCTGGTGGGGTAAGACCAATGCGCCGATGACGCCAGAGCATTTCGCGAACCTGCGCGTGGACTTCATCAAGGCGCTCGAAGGCCTGGACAAGCTCTATGTCGCCGATCTCTTCGGCGGCTCGCAGCCTGAGCATCGCGTCAATGTGCGGGTGATCACTGAGCTCGCCTGGCACAGCCTGTTCGTGCGCACGCTGCTGGTGCGCCCGACCGCCGCTGATCTGGAGGGATTCTCGCCCGAATATACCATTATCGACCTGCCCAGCTTCCGGGCCGATCCCGCGCGGCACGGCACGCGCACCGAGACGGTGGTTGCGGTAAACCTCAGCGAAAAGCTGATCCTGATCGGCGGCACTGCTTATGCCGGTGAGATGAAGAAGAGCGTGTTTGGCATCCTTAATTACCTGCTCCCGGTGAAGGGCGTGATGCCGATGCACTGCTCGGCCAATATTGGCCCGGGCGGCGACACTGCGGTCTTTTTCGGCCTGTCGGGTACCGGCAAGACGACGCTATCGGCAGACGCCAGCCGCACGCTCATCGGTGATGATGAGCATGGCTGGTCAGACACCGCCGTCTTTAATTTCGAGGGCGGCTGCTATGCCAAGATGATCCGTCTGTCGGAAGAGGCAGAGCCGGAAATCTTCGCCACAACAAGACGCTTTGGCACGATTCTGGAAAATGTCGCGATCGATCCCGACACCCGTACGATCGACCTTGATGATGCCTCGCTCGCCGAGAACAGCCGCGGTTCCTATCCGATCGACTTCATCCCCAACGCGAGCAAAAGGAATCTCGGTCCTTTACCGAAGAACGTCATTTTCCTGACCGCCGATGCCTATGGCGTGCTGCCGCCGATCGCCCGGCTCACGCCCGACCAGGCGATGTACCATTTCCTGTCAGGCTATACCGCCCGCGTCGCCGGCACCGAGATCGGCGTGACGGAACCGGAAGCGACCTTTTCGACATGCTTTGGCGCTCCATTCATGCCGCGCCATCCATCCGTCTACGGAAACCTCCTCAAGGAGCGGATCGCAAAGGGGAACGTCAAATGCTGGCTGGTCAACACCGGTTGGTCTGGCGGCAAGGCGACAATGGAGGGCATCAAGCGTATGCCGATCAAGGCGACGCGCGCCCTGCTGAACGCGGCGCTCGACGGCAGCCTTAATGACGCCGAGTTCCGGGAGGATCCCAACTTCGGGTTCGAGGTTCCGGTTGCCGTGCCGGGCGTCGATTCCAGGCTGCTCGACCCGCGCGGCGCTTGGGCCGATCCGGTGGAGTATGACAAGACCGCCCAGGATCTGGTTGCCAAGTTCGTCGACAATTTTGCCCAGTTCGAGAGCCATGTCGACGAAAGCGTGCGCAAGGCTGCGCCGGCGGCCAGCGTCGATGCCTGA
- a CDS encoding DUF983 domain-containing protein — MPDEGTKVASTAAHGGETAGTVSVSLSALEAFRRGALGRCPRCGGAKLFPIFLKPIARCDTCGQDWTPQQADDFPAYVAIFVTGHLLAPLIIVLVKDANLSVGVLTAVILPFAIVMMMALIQPAKGAIIAIQWWFSMHGFERSPVTRD; from the coding sequence ATGCCTGACGAAGGCACTAAAGTCGCATCGACGGCTGCGCATGGAGGAGAAACGGCCGGAACAGTCTCAGTCTCGCTTTCCGCGCTCGAAGCGTTCAGGCGCGGCGCGCTTGGACGCTGTCCGCGTTGCGGCGGAGCCAAGCTCTTCCCAATATTCCTCAAGCCGATCGCACGGTGCGACACATGCGGTCAGGACTGGACGCCCCAGCAGGCAGACGATTTCCCAGCCTATGTTGCGATCTTCGTCACGGGACATCTGCTTGCCCCGCTGATCATTGTGCTGGTCAAGGATGCGAACCTGTCTGTCGGGGTGCTGACGGCGGTCATTCTGCCGTTCGCGATCGTCATGATGATGGCTCTCATCCAGCCGGCCAAGGGCGCCATCATCGCTATACAGTGGTGGTTTTCCATGCACGGCTTCGAGCGTTCGCCGGTTACGCGGGACTAA
- a CDS encoding calcium/sodium antiporter, whose translation MTLAFVWGLAGLAALIGGAELVVRGGSALAARLGIPPLLIGLTVVALGTSTPELAVGIDAAIQGNGSLAVGNIAGTNTVNILLILGLSAALQPLTIQMQTLRLELPVIVVASATLLAFAWDGVLSRLEGFVLVTMGAVFTLAVIRIARRETMKVKLEFAREFGPRRLVNRQALTEMIMLAAGLIVIVAGADWLVDGAIALARLWHVSDAFIGLTIVAIGTSAPELVTTIISTIRGERDIAIGNLIGSSVYNILVILGVICLFPAGGVVVTAHLIRIDIPVMLAVALLCIPVFISGRKISRLEGGFFVGAYIAYLSYLIIQRT comes from the coding sequence ATGACCCTCGCATTCGTCTGGGGACTTGCCGGGCTCGCGGCTCTTATTGGCGGCGCCGAACTGGTCGTGCGAGGAGGTTCGGCGCTCGCTGCAAGACTCGGCATACCGCCTTTGCTAATCGGCCTTACCGTTGTCGCCCTTGGAACCAGCACGCCTGAACTCGCAGTCGGGATCGATGCGGCTATTCAAGGCAATGGTTCTCTCGCGGTCGGCAACATAGCAGGCACTAATACCGTCAACATCCTCCTTATCCTCGGCCTCAGCGCAGCGCTGCAACCGCTCACCATCCAGATGCAGACCCTGCGACTGGAATTACCGGTCATCGTCGTCGCGTCGGCGACACTCCTTGCCTTTGCGTGGGACGGCGTGCTTTCGCGCTTGGAAGGGTTTGTGCTCGTGACAATGGGCGCTGTCTTTACGCTCGCCGTCATCCGAATCGCCCGCCGCGAAACGATGAAGGTCAAACTCGAATTTGCCCGCGAGTTCGGCCCCCGGCGCCTGGTCAACCGCCAGGCGCTCACCGAAATGATCATGCTGGCCGCCGGCCTGATCGTAATTGTCGCAGGGGCAGACTGGCTCGTGGATGGCGCGATCGCGCTGGCCCGCCTCTGGCATGTCTCGGACGCCTTCATCGGCTTGACGATCGTCGCCATCGGAACGTCCGCGCCCGAACTCGTGACAACGATCATCTCCACGATCCGCGGCGAGCGTGACATCGCGATCGGCAATTTGATCGGTAGCAGCGTTTACAACATCCTCGTGATCCTGGGCGTCATATGCTTGTTTCCGGCAGGCGGTGTCGTTGTCACCGCACATCTGATCCGCATCGATATTCCTGTCATGCTCGCGGTCGCGTTGCTCTGCATTCCCGTCTTCATCAGCGGACGGAAAATCTCCCGCCTGGAGGGAGGTTTCTTCGTAGGTGCCTATATCGCTTATTTGAGCTACCTGATCATCCAGCGGACCTGA
- a CDS encoding universal stress protein gives MTKDRFPKRIALATDLSHRCDRALDRSLLLATAWQAELMVIHALAPPENATLFGRPDDVPSWRRPPDPIRAARDHIYRDLIRENPSADITVQVETGSPAEVVLTAAKQAGPGLIVTGVARDELLARVFLGDTVERLIRKSTIPILIVRDRAFEPYKSMLVTTDFSQSSRVALEWAVRMFPDAALSLFHADDVPFAGYLGRSEVERQFEDFGKDAADKFLAEAGLSTTAAQQVNRVVEHGSPEALLRDYAEKSRRHLTVVGTHGGGFIYEALIGSTARKIIDAVPGDVLLVPDPAKRKT, from the coding sequence ATGACTAAAGACCGATTCCCCAAGCGCATCGCGCTCGCGACCGACCTCAGTCACCGTTGTGATCGTGCCCTCGATCGCTCCTTACTGCTGGCCACGGCATGGCAAGCCGAACTCATGGTCATCCATGCCCTTGCTCCGCCGGAGAATGCGACGCTGTTTGGCCGCCCCGACGATGTTCCCTCGTGGCGACGTCCTCCCGATCCCATCCGGGCAGCCCGCGATCACATCTACCGGGACCTTATCCGCGAAAATCCGTCCGCTGACATTACGGTCCAGGTCGAGACAGGGTCGCCCGCCGAGGTCGTGCTCACCGCTGCGAAACAAGCCGGCCCGGGTTTGATCGTGACTGGGGTGGCCCGCGACGAACTGCTTGCCCGCGTTTTCCTGGGGGATACTGTCGAACGGCTTATCCGCAAATCGACCATTCCGATCTTGATTGTCCGAGATCGTGCCTTCGAACCCTACAAGAGCATGCTGGTCACAACCGACTTTTCACAATCCTCACGCGTAGCGCTCGAATGGGCTGTTCGGATGTTCCCAGACGCGGCCCTCTCGCTCTTCCACGCCGATGACGTCCCTTTCGCCGGCTATCTCGGCCGGTCCGAAGTCGAACGGCAGTTCGAGGACTTCGGCAAGGACGCCGCCGACAAGTTTCTCGCGGAAGCCGGACTTTCTACCACCGCCGCTCAGCAGGTAAACCGCGTGGTCGAGCATGGTTCCCCCGAAGCGCTCCTGCGAGACTATGCCGAGAAATCGCGGCGCCATCTCACTGTGGTGGGGACGCATGGCGGCGGCTTCATCTATGAAGCCCTTATCGGCAGCACGGCCCGCAAGATCATCGATGCAGTCCCCGGCGACGTCCTCCTCGTGCCTGATCCGGCCAAGCGTAAGACCTAG
- a CDS encoding HAD-IC family P-type ATPase, giving the protein MSGPVDLEEADWHALAGDEIGSLLGIGLTGLSSDEVDRQASCFGPNALPKAARRNPLLRFLAQFNNTLIYVLLAGALAAALLDQVVDAAVIVAVVIVNAIIGHIQEGKAEQALEAIQQLIAPKASVVRDGIRQTIAVAEIVPGDFVLIEAGDRVPADLRLLHARRLLIDEALLTGESVAAEKHEAVLPVETELADRQNMAFSGTLAAAGQAHGIAVATGTHTQIGRISSLIQSVEQTATPLLKQIDHFARRFTWFVLAGGLALFAFAVLFRSYDWINALIAVVALAVGIVPEGLPAVITITLAIGVRRMAGRNAVIRKLPAVETLGATSVICTDKTGTLTRNEMTARRIITARHTMLATGSGYVPEGHITIDGPGDQTEAMANAMPLIRCGLLCNDASLHKLSDEWRVEGDPMEGALFALAMKAAVDPERARAEWERLDEIPFDAGHRFMATLCRGLDDRAVMFVKGAPEALFAMTSPNELAYWEGAITAAANHGERVLAFGAKEMPTGSERISFDDVGTDVQLLGLVGFIDPPRVEVRDAIAECRSAGIAVKMITGDHAATALAIARQLNLTDDPQVLIGLELEKLSDAELETAVAEVSVFARTSPEHKLRIVRALQAQGAIVAMTGDGVNDAPSLKQADVGVAMGIKGTEASKEAASMVLLDDNFASIVSAVREGRTVHDNIRKVISWEIPTNGGETLAVVLAILLGFALPMTATQILWVNLVLAATLGLVLAFEPTEPGAMARRPRKRGAPLLSPFLLWRVVLVSLLFAGITLGLFFYMLGQGRSLEVARTMVVNMFIVAEIFYLFNVRYLHMTSLTWRGALGTPPVLIAICILLVGQALFTYAPFMNAIFDSRPISMADCILLFMIGLALLLLLEAEKHVMRRFGWFTELNG; this is encoded by the coding sequence ATGTCGGGACCCGTCGATTTGGAAGAAGCGGACTGGCATGCATTGGCCGGCGACGAGATCGGTTCGCTCCTCGGCATTGGCCTCACCGGTCTCTCGAGCGACGAAGTCGACCGTCAGGCAAGCTGTTTCGGACCCAATGCGCTCCCCAAGGCCGCACGCCGCAATCCGCTGCTGCGCTTTCTCGCGCAGTTCAACAACACGCTAATCTATGTCCTGCTGGCCGGAGCACTTGCCGCGGCGCTGCTCGACCAAGTGGTCGATGCCGCTGTCATCGTCGCTGTCGTGATCGTCAATGCCATTATCGGGCACATTCAGGAGGGAAAGGCTGAACAGGCTCTAGAAGCGATCCAGCAGCTGATCGCGCCGAAAGCGAGCGTTGTCCGAGACGGCATCCGGCAGACAATCGCGGTTGCGGAGATCGTGCCTGGCGATTTCGTGTTGATAGAGGCCGGCGACCGTGTCCCGGCGGACCTCAGGCTTCTCCATGCGCGGCGGCTTCTCATCGACGAGGCTCTCCTCACCGGTGAATCGGTAGCTGCAGAAAAGCATGAAGCAGTGCTGCCCGTGGAGACCGAACTTGCCGATCGGCAGAACATGGCATTCTCCGGCACTTTGGCTGCTGCAGGCCAGGCACATGGCATAGCCGTCGCCACCGGGACGCATACCCAGATCGGTCGTATCAGCTCGCTGATCCAGTCCGTCGAGCAGACCGCGACCCCGCTTCTGAAGCAGATCGATCATTTCGCACGTCGCTTTACCTGGTTTGTGCTGGCCGGTGGTCTGGCGCTCTTCGCCTTTGCCGTCCTCTTCAGAAGCTACGACTGGATCAACGCTCTGATCGCCGTGGTCGCGCTCGCCGTAGGTATCGTGCCGGAGGGCCTGCCGGCTGTCATAACCATCACACTCGCGATAGGCGTTCGGCGGATGGCGGGGCGCAATGCCGTCATCCGCAAACTGCCTGCCGTCGAAACGCTCGGTGCGACGTCGGTGATCTGCACCGACAAGACCGGCACGCTTACCCGCAACGAGATGACAGCGCGCCGGATCATTACCGCGCGCCATACCATGCTGGCTACCGGGTCCGGCTATGTCCCCGAGGGCCATATCACGATCGACGGGCCGGGCGACCAGACCGAGGCGATGGCGAACGCGATGCCGCTAATCCGCTGCGGATTGCTCTGCAATGACGCCTCGCTGCACAAGCTTAGTGACGAATGGCGCGTCGAGGGGGATCCAATGGAAGGCGCGCTCTTTGCCTTGGCGATGAAGGCAGCAGTCGATCCCGAGCGAGCGCGCGCGGAATGGGAACGGCTCGATGAGATTCCCTTTGACGCCGGGCATCGGTTCATGGCGACACTTTGCCGTGGCCTGGATGACAGGGCGGTCATGTTTGTGAAGGGTGCGCCCGAGGCGCTCTTCGCGATGACGTCACCCAATGAATTGGCCTATTGGGAAGGCGCCATAACTGCGGCCGCAAATCACGGCGAGCGCGTCCTTGCTTTTGGTGCGAAGGAAATGCCAACGGGCAGCGAGCGGATTTCATTCGACGATGTGGGGACCGACGTGCAGCTCCTGGGTCTGGTCGGCTTCATCGACCCGCCCCGCGTGGAAGTTCGGGATGCCATCGCCGAATGCCGTTCCGCCGGCATCGCCGTCAAAATGATCACCGGCGATCATGCAGCGACTGCCCTCGCCATAGCCCGGCAATTGAACCTCACCGACGACCCGCAGGTGCTGATAGGTCTCGAACTGGAAAAGCTTTCGGACGCAGAACTCGAGACGGCGGTCGCGGAAGTGTCGGTATTCGCGCGGACCAGTCCGGAGCACAAGCTCCGGATCGTGCGCGCGCTACAGGCACAAGGAGCGATCGTGGCGATGACGGGCGACGGCGTGAACGATGCCCCCTCGCTGAAGCAGGCCGACGTCGGCGTCGCCATGGGTATCAAGGGGACCGAAGCCTCCAAGGAAGCGGCCTCAATGGTGCTTCTCGACGACAACTTCGCTTCGATCGTGAGCGCGGTCCGCGAAGGCCGCACGGTCCACGACAATATCCGCAAGGTCATCTCCTGGGAGATCCCCACCAATGGCGGAGAAACCCTGGCCGTCGTTCTGGCGATCCTGCTCGGTTTCGCGCTTCCGATGACGGCCACGCAGATCCTCTGGGTCAATCTCGTCCTCGCCGCCACCCTCGGCCTCGTTCTGGCATTCGAGCCCACCGAACCGGGGGCGATGGCCCGCAGGCCCAGGAAGCGCGGTGCGCCTTTGCTTTCGCCCTTTCTGCTTTGGCGCGTCGTCCTTGTCTCGCTGCTTTTTGCTGGGATCACCCTTGGGCTCTTCTTTTATATGCTTGGGCAGGGACGCAGCCTCGAGGTCGCCCGCACGATGGTCGTGAACATGTTCATCGTCGCGGAGATCTTCTACCTCTTCAACGTCCGCTACCTGCACATGACCTCGTTGACCTGGCGCGGGGCGCTCGGAACGCCGCCGGTGTTGATCGCGATCTGCATCCTGCTCGTTGGCCAAGCTCTCTTCACCTACGCCCCCTTTATGAACGCGATCTTTGACTCCCGACCGATCAGTATGGCGGACTGCATACTGCTCTTCATGATCGGCCTCGCGCTGTTGCTCCTGCTGGAAGCTGAGAAGCACGTCATGCGGCGCTTCGGCTGGTTCACTGAACTCAACGGATAG
- a CDS encoding universal stress protein has translation MRKEYLTVKDVLAIIDIGDEDEQFLKDAREFARYHEAHLTVAILSAIQTPNYALAYAQPYFLFSDYLEAVKAKQAKVTKIGERDGFEVRTLSDGTGSVLDKAPVQARYADLVLFGPADAYADKSLRRRLFENITLSSGRPVIVLPPQWKPHPFTHLAIGWNATRESTRALGDALQLAQPGAKIDVLLVDAKPSTTGHGSEPGADIARNLSRHGFEVTVHALSSVGQNESEILVDFARRHHADLLAIGASAHSRLRELFLGGVTHDLIDGAPLPILMSH, from the coding sequence GTGCGCAAGGAGTATCTGACCGTGAAGGATGTGTTGGCGATCATCGACATCGGCGATGAAGATGAGCAGTTCCTCAAGGATGCGCGCGAATTCGCGCGTTATCACGAAGCGCATCTGACTGTCGCGATCCTATCCGCAATCCAAACACCCAACTATGCCCTGGCCTACGCGCAGCCCTATTTCCTCTTTTCGGACTATCTCGAGGCGGTCAAGGCAAAGCAAGCAAAGGTAACCAAAATCGGCGAGCGCGACGGCTTCGAAGTGCGGACTTTGAGCGATGGTACTGGCTCGGTACTGGACAAAGCACCGGTCCAGGCACGCTACGCCGACCTGGTCCTGTTCGGGCCAGCGGACGCCTATGCCGATAAGTCTCTTCGCCGACGGCTTTTCGAGAATATCACGCTGTCCTCGGGACGGCCGGTGATCGTCCTCCCGCCACAATGGAAACCCCACCCGTTCACGCATCTCGCAATTGGATGGAATGCGACCCGGGAGTCCACGCGGGCGTTGGGCGATGCGCTGCAACTCGCGCAACCGGGCGCAAAGATCGATGTCCTCCTCGTCGACGCCAAGCCAAGCACCACTGGTCATGGATCGGAGCCAGGCGCCGATATCGCTCGTAACCTGAGCCGTCACGGGTTCGAGGTGACCGTTCACGCGCTGTCTTCCGTAGGGCAGAACGAGTCCGAAATTCTGGTCGATTTCGCACGGCGCCACCATGCCGATCTGCTCGCGATCGGTGCGTCGGCGCATTCGCGCCTGCGCGAACTGTTCCTTGGCGGGGTTACCCACGATCTGATCGATGGCGCGCCGCTACCCATTCTTATGAGCCATTGA